In Arthrobacter citreus, a single genomic region encodes these proteins:
- a CDS encoding DegV family protein: protein MANIKIVTDSTADLLKEEIENLNITVIPLSIQINGETYIDGVTISPKEFIDKMQQTVELPKTSQPAVGTFVETFEKLTADGSKVISIHLSSGLSGTYSTACVAAGMVEGDVTVIDSAFITRAMAFQVIEAAKMAEDGSTKEEIVKRITEIKNNSYLYIMVDTLENLVKGGRIGKGKAFIGSLLNIKPIASLDGGVYSPVGKVRSHPQVVKTLTKYFEQDTNGKTIKGVGIAHADAPELADALRNSIQQFSNFELDKTGYTTPVISTHTGKGAIGFVFYAE from the coding sequence TTGGCGAATATTAAGATTGTTACTGACTCAACGGCCGACTTATTAAAAGAAGAAATTGAAAATTTAAATATAACAGTAATTCCATTATCAATTCAAATAAATGGTGAAACTTATATAGACGGTGTTACGATCTCACCGAAGGAATTTATCGATAAAATGCAACAAACAGTCGAATTGCCAAAGACTTCACAACCAGCTGTTGGTACATTTGTAGAGACATTTGAAAAATTAACAGCTGATGGTAGTAAAGTTATTTCAATTCATTTATCAAGTGGTTTAAGTGGTACTTATTCAACTGCATGTGTAGCAGCTGGTATGGTGGAAGGTGATGTTACAGTAATAGATTCAGCATTTATTACAAGAGCAATGGCTTTTCAAGTAATAGAAGCAGCAAAAATGGCAGAAGACGGATCAACAAAAGAAGAAATCGTTAAACGTATTACGGAAATTAAAAATAATTCATATTTATATATTATGGTAGATACACTTGAAAATTTAGTTAAAGGCGGAAGAATTGGGAAGGGTAAAGCATTTATTGGTTCATTATTAAATATTAAACCAATCGCATCACTTGATGGAGGAGTTTATTCTCCAGTTGGAAAGGTGCGTAGCCATCCACAAGTCGTAAAAACGTTAACGAAGTATTTTGAGCAAGATACAAATGGAAAAACGATTAAAGGGGTAGGAATTGCCCATGCAGATGCTCCAGAACTTGCAGATGCTCTTAGAAATTCAATTCAACAATTTTCAAATTTTGAATTAGATAAAACTGGCTATACTACACCAGTTATAAGCACACATACTGGTAAAGGTGCAATTGGGTTTGTTTTTTACGCTGAGTAA
- a CDS encoding MBL fold metallo-hydrolase: MANKKYKNLDTSYRKTFKDYVKCGIERSKKRKDYSSTIQQSSQKEISFLKENRHKTTITWIGHSTFLIQINGINILTDPVYANQMALKKRLSNPGLSLSELPPIDIICISHGHYDHLDFNTLRHFPKNTLFILPIGLKEKFHKRGYHNVSEMNWWESKNYSGINVSFVPAQHWTKRTLFDRNKSHWGGFVFKTSTECLYHVGDSAYFSGFKEIGKKFKIDTAIIPIGAYEPEWFMKYNHMSPEEAVQAFIDLNAKLFIPMHYGTFKLADDTPIEALERLCSEWKRKKLKTEKLKISLLGETILHSKVINKKEEAIFY, encoded by the coding sequence ATGGCAAATAAAAAATACAAAAATTTAGACACGAGTTATCGAAAAACTTTTAAAGATTATGTCAAATGCGGAATTGAAAGAAGTAAAAAAAGAAAAGATTACAGCAGTACAATTCAACAAAGTAGTCAAAAGGAAATCTCATTTTTAAAAGAAAATCGTCATAAAACAACAATTACATGGATTGGACATTCTACTTTTCTAATTCAAATTAACGGAATCAATATTTTAACTGATCCAGTTTATGCTAATCAAATGGCCTTAAAAAAACGTTTATCAAATCCAGGGCTATCTTTATCCGAATTACCTCCAATTGACATAATTTGTATCTCACATGGTCATTATGATCATCTTGATTTTAATACATTACGCCATTTTCCAAAAAACACATTATTCATTTTACCAATAGGTTTAAAGGAAAAGTTTCATAAACGTGGCTATCATAACGTAAGTGAAATGAATTGGTGGGAATCAAAAAACTATTCTGGAATTAATGTTTCATTTGTCCCTGCACAACACTGGACGAAGCGAACATTATTTGACAGAAATAAATCACATTGGGGTGGGTTTGTTTTCAAAACATCTACAGAATGCTTATATCACGTTGGTGATAGTGCATATTTCTCAGGCTTTAAAGAAATTGGGAAAAAATTTAAAATTGATACAGCAATCATCCCAATTGGAGCATATGAACCTGAATGGTTTATGAAATACAACCATATGTCACCTGAGGAGGCTGTGCAAGCGTTTATCGATTTAAATGCAAAATTATTTATCCCAATGCATTACGGAACCTTTAAACTTGCAGATGACACTCCAATCGAAGCATTAGAGCGATTATGTTCTGAATGGAAAAGAAAGAAATTAAAAACTGAAAAGCTTAAAATATCTTTACTAGGCGAAACAATACTGCATTCTAAAGTAATTAATAAAAAAGAAGAAGCCATTTTTTATTGA
- a CDS encoding SCO family protein codes for MKKNKYIMTLIVILCLSLLSGCGNKLDNPLNWDLEKFTYKNQENQSFGTKNLKGKVWLADFIFTSCQTVCPPMTANMAKLQQKAAEKKLNVDFISFSIDPGVDTPQLLTTYANKFNADFSNWNFLTGYSQNHIEKFASENFKTIVKKPKNNSQVIHGTRFYLVDQKGKIVKDYSGVSNVPFDDILSDIKTLNGQ; via the coding sequence ATGAAGAAAAATAAGTATATCATGACATTAATAGTGATTTTATGTCTTTCATTATTAAGTGGTTGTGGAAATAAACTTGATAATCCTTTAAATTGGGATTTAGAGAAATTTACATACAAAAATCAAGAAAATCAGTCATTTGGTACAAAGAATTTAAAAGGTAAAGTTTGGCTAGCTGATTTCATATTTACAAGTTGTCAAACAGTTTGTCCGCCGATGACAGCAAATATGGCAAAATTACAACAAAAGGCAGCAGAAAAGAAATTGAACGTGGACTTTATTTCGTTTAGTATTGATCCAGGAGTTGATACACCACAATTATTAACGACATACGCTAATAAATTTAATGCTGACTTTAGTAATTGGAACTTCTTAACTGGTTATTCCCAAAATCATATCGAAAAATTTGCTTCAGAAAATTTTAAAACAATTGTTAAAAAACCAAAAAACAATTCTCAAGTTATTCATGGTACTAGGTTTTATTTAGTTGATCAAAAAGGCAAGATTGTGAAAGATTACAGCGGTGTAAGTAATGTGCCATTTGATGACATTTTGTCAGATATTAAAACATTGAACGGCCAATAA
- a CDS encoding N-acetyltransferase, translating to MEITFAAKEDVKDIVTIYNDAIMNTTATFDTKIKTEEEMLIWFHNHTELYPVIVSKENGIVSGYCAITQFKEKDAYKHTVELSVYIHPDHRRKGLAKALMVEMIETAKKLGHYTIISCITSGNEVSERLHEKLGYQKVGHFYKVGQKFNQWLDIVYYQLML from the coding sequence ATGGAAATAACATTTGCAGCAAAAGAAGATGTAAAAGATATTGTAACAATTTATAATGACGCAATCATGAACACAACTGCTACATTTGACACGAAAATTAAAACGGAAGAGGAAATGCTAATATGGTTTCATAATCATACTGAACTTTATCCAGTTATTGTTTCTAAAGAGAATGGAATCGTCTCTGGTTATTGTGCAATAACACAATTTAAAGAAAAAGATGCATATAAACATACAGTAGAATTATCTGTTTATATCCATCCAGACCATCGTCGTAAAGGATTAGCAAAAGCATTAATGGTTGAGATGATCGAAACTGCTAAAAAATTAGGCCATTATACAATTATTTCATGTATAACTAGTGGAAATGAAGTTAGTGAAAGATTACATGAAAAATTAGGATATCAAAAGGTAGGACATTTTTATAAAGTTGGCCAGAAGTTTAACCAATGGTTAGATATTGTTTATTATCAATTAATGCTTTAG
- a CDS encoding dihydrofolate reductase, translating into MIAALVAMSENNVIGLNNEMPWHLPQELAYFKKVTTGHTIIMGRKTFDSIGRPLPKRENVIVTRQKDFHPEGVTVINDVISYLEEHKNEDLFIIGGAEIFNLTFPYLDTLYITEIEHNFDGDTFFPNFLKEDWNVKSVSEVQIDEKSKIKFRYFIYEKKC; encoded by the coding sequence ATGATCGCTGCATTAGTTGCTATGTCAGAAAACAATGTGATTGGTTTAAATAATGAAATGCCTTGGCATCTTCCGCAAGAGCTGGCTTATTTTAAAAAAGTGACTACTGGACATACAATTATTATGGGAAGAAAAACCTTTGATTCGATTGGTAGACCACTTCCTAAACGTGAGAATGTCATTGTAACAAGACAAAAGGATTTTCATCCTGAAGGTGTTACGGTTATAAATGATGTGATCAGTTATCTTGAAGAACATAAAAACGAGGATTTATTTATTATAGGTGGAGCTGAAATATTTAATTTAACCTTCCCATACTTAGATACCCTTTATATTACTGAAATTGAACATAATTTTGATGGAGATACATTCTTCCCAAACTTTTTAAAGGAAGATTGGAATGTTAAATCCGTATCTGAAGTGCAGATTGATGAAAAATCCAAAATAAAATTTCGCTATTTTATATATGAAAAAAAGTGTTGA
- a CDS encoding class I SAM-dependent methyltransferase, which produces MIITTCLRPDINLEKKAEKIASDLNGQAIIRNELSLEEIYHKFNKPILVLGKNRLEWYEDDQAIPYFFHPNSSVFRIRRLMKGEHDPFCDACLLTKGDSLLDCTLGMASDSIVASYVVGDHGKVLGLEKNQIISYLTSKGLKTNKQNINDWSNIINKIEVKNIDYKNYLKSLPDQSFDIVYFDPMFEKNIEASSGIAALKNLASYDDLNYEVINEARRVAKKRVVLKDHFRSERFKKYGFNQLIRKSSEFHFGFIEVRKEEY; this is translated from the coding sequence ATGATTATTACAACTTGCTTAAGACCGGATATTAATTTAGAAAAAAAAGCTGAAAAAATTGCCTCAGATTTAAATGGACAGGCAATAATTCGAAATGAACTTAGCTTAGAAGAAATTTATCATAAATTTAATAAACCTATATTAGTTTTAGGTAAAAATAGATTAGAATGGTATGAGGATGATCAAGCAATTCCATATTTTTTTCACCCGAACTCATCAGTTTTTAGAATTAGAAGATTGATGAAAGGTGAACATGATCCTTTTTGTGATGCTTGTTTACTAACAAAAGGTGATTCACTTCTAGATTGTACACTTGGAATGGCATCAGATAGTATAGTTGCAAGTTATGTTGTAGGTGACCATGGGAAAGTTTTAGGCTTAGAGAAAAATCAAATCATTTCTTACTTAACTTCAAAAGGCTTAAAAACAAATAAGCAGAACATTAATGATTGGTCGAATATCATCAACAAAATTGAAGTGAAAAATATTGATTATAAAAATTATTTGAAGTCTCTTCCTGATCAATCTTTTGATATCGTTTATTTTGATCCGATGTTTGAAAAAAATATTGAAGCCTCTTCTGGTATTGCAGCGTTGAAAAATTTAGCATCATATGATGACCTCAATTATGAAGTGATTAACGAAGCTAGACGCGTTGCTAAAAAAAGAGTAGTTTTGAAAGATCATTTTAGAAGTGAAAGATTTAAAAAATATGGTTTTAATCAGTTAATTCGTAAGTCTTCAGAATTTCACTTTGGCTTTATTGAGGTTCGTAAAGAGGAGTATTAA
- the iadA gene encoding beta-aspartyl-peptidase, translating into MLLIKNGEIFTPKSIGKNDILISNEKIEHVHEEINFTSANLPIQILDATDYYIVPGFIDAHVHLIGGGGEGGFKTRTPELLLSDCIKGGITTVVGVLGTDGTTRTMTSLLAKCRALEEEGITSFVYTGSYQTPVKTLFPKIEEDIILIDKIIGVGEIAISDHRSSQPTKDEFARIAAQARNGGMLSGKAGVVNVHIGDSKKMLSMIEEIVDETELPITQFYPTHINRNSYLFEAGINFAKNGGFVDFTTSSIPHFLNNGEVKCSVGLKRMLDSGVNIEQITFTSDGQGSLPEFDENGKLRGMKVGRVSSLYSEVKDAILIEGISIEDAISVITINPANILKLQKGQIKNGFDADLVFLNKTTLEIESVISKGKIMMRNNELLVKGTFE; encoded by the coding sequence ATGTTACTCATAAAAAATGGAGAAATTTTTACACCCAAATCAATAGGTAAAAACGATATTTTAATTTCGAATGAAAAAATTGAGCATGTTCATGAGGAAATTAACTTTACTTCAGCTAATCTGCCTATACAAATATTGGATGCAACTGACTACTATATTGTGCCTGGCTTCATTGATGCACATGTTCATCTTATTGGAGGTGGCGGAGAGGGTGGATTTAAAACTAGAACACCTGAATTATTGTTATCTGACTGTATTAAAGGTGGAATCACTACAGTAGTAGGGGTGCTTGGTACAGATGGAACAACAAGAACTATGACAAGCCTACTTGCAAAATGTAGGGCTTTAGAGGAAGAAGGAATAACTTCGTTTGTCTACACAGGTTCATACCAAACACCTGTTAAAACACTATTTCCTAAAATTGAAGAAGACATCATCCTAATTGATAAAATTATTGGTGTAGGTGAAATTGCAATTTCGGACCATCGATCCTCTCAACCGACAAAGGATGAATTTGCAAGAATAGCAGCACAAGCTCGAAATGGAGGAATGCTTTCTGGAAAAGCTGGTGTTGTGAATGTACATATAGGGGATAGTAAAAAAATGTTATCAATGATTGAGGAGATTGTAGATGAAACCGAATTACCAATCACTCAATTCTATCCCACGCATATTAACCGAAATAGTTACTTATTTGAAGCAGGGATAAATTTTGCAAAAAATGGTGGATTTGTAGACTTTACAACAAGCTCCATTCCACACTTTTTAAATAATGGTGAAGTCAAATGTAGTGTAGGTTTAAAAAGAATGCTTGACTCTGGAGTTAATATTGAACAAATTACATTTACATCTGATGGACAAGGAAGTCTCCCTGAGTTTGATGAAAATGGAAAATTACGAGGAATGAAAGTTGGAAGAGTAAGTAGTTTATATAGCGAAGTGAAGGATGCTATTTTAATCGAAGGTATTTCGATTGAAGATGCAATTAGTGTCATCACAATCAATCCAGCCAACATCTTAAAATTACAAAAGGGCCAAATCAAAAATGGTTTCGATGCTGATTTAGTATTTTTAAATAAAACTACTTTAGAAATTGAAAGCGTTATATCAAAAGGTAAAATCATGATGCGAAATAATGAGCTATTAGTCAAAGGAACATTTGAATAG
- a CDS encoding MerR family transcriptional regulator encodes MYTTSQVAEQLQLTNKKVLLFSKKGDLKLEKSNNGYLFTDEQIEQIKEIYEESIQVVESKQMETDSIDMIRELTQKLIKLEEKVETKANEVVSVQILEHRCEIEDLKKVIGTLENQVDQLNEQVTLLKADLEDQKKILTFKPKKRFAILSIFGV; translated from the coding sequence ATGTATACAACTTCTCAAGTAGCGGAACAGCTTCAACTAACAAATAAAAAAGTTTTATTATTTTCAAAAAAAGGTGATTTAAAATTAGAGAAATCCAATAATGGTTATTTATTTACAGATGAACAAATAGAGCAAATTAAAGAAATTTATGAAGAATCAATTCAAGTAGTTGAATCAAAACAAATGGAAACTGACAGTATTGATATGATTAGAGAATTAACTCAAAAATTAATCAAACTTGAAGAAAAGGTTGAAACAAAAGCAAACGAGGTTGTTTCAGTGCAAATATTGGAACATCGCTGCGAAATAGAAGACTTAAAAAAAGTAATTGGTACCCTTGAAAATCAAGTTGACCAATTAAATGAACAAGTAACTTTATTAAAAGCTGATTTAGAGGATCAGAAAAAAATTCTAACATTTAAACCAAAAAAGCGGTTTGCAATCTTATCAATTTTTGGAGTTTAA
- a CDS encoding Hsp20/alpha crystallin family protein, whose amino-acid sequence MSEKENNNTPDEKQSHSSIDLQHYLKKVDDLIDQSPIRGLFDEIDKFFHKHGVFSSIGVEIIENGEELIIQASMPGVSKEQIYMDLEGTILTIGLKADTTTEVLNDQTNYSYKKYSYSQSQRIVKLPYPINATTATAIYENGMLVIKGTKLPEYQKQIFLD is encoded by the coding sequence ATGAGTGAAAAAGAAAATAACAACACTCCAGATGAAAAACAAAGCCATTCATCTATTGATTTACAACATTATTTAAAAAAGGTGGATGATTTAATCGATCAATCCCCTATTAGAGGTCTTTTTGATGAAATTGATAAATTCTTCCATAAACACGGTGTATTTTCTTCAATTGGAGTAGAAATCATTGAAAATGGAGAAGAGCTAATTATTCAAGCAAGTATGCCTGGTGTTAGCAAAGAACAAATTTATATGGACTTAGAAGGAACAATCTTAACAATAGGCTTAAAAGCTGATACGACTACTGAAGTTTTAAACGATCAAACAAACTACTCATATAAAAAATATTCTTATAGCCAATCCCAACGAATTGTTAAATTACCATATCCAATCAATGCAACGACAGCGACTGCAATATACGAAAATGGAATGCTTGTCATAAAAGGTACAAAATTACCAGAATACCAAAAACAAATCTTTTTAGACTGA
- a CDS encoding BMP family ABC transporter substrate-binding protein — MYKKKTALIFTMIIAVVISACSVKQDSGDSFKIGIVSNSNGKNDSYLNSIAKKGITKFAKEEKLKKDKDYKYIETTSTKKFEKKISKMADSNYDLIIGIGSNLTNSMNTVATQYKNINFGLIDSRVDLPNVISINFSEQDGGFLAGVIAAMKTKTKKLGFIGGVDNEIINRYKYGFISGVKSINKDIEVFTAYSDTFSDPKEGSKIATDFFNQNVDIIFPVAGLTSKGVFNTAKKIKKSNKGELWVIGVNKNEYKQGLPENVTLFSIVKKIDQAVYDLAKQAKTNEFHGGKTLIYGLNEGGIRLIWAKNNVEDPILLKVGEYKDKIESGSIVVPSNENEYLKFKENLT; from the coding sequence TTGTATAAAAAAAAGACTGCATTAATCTTCACTATGATAATTGCAGTCGTTATTTCGGCTTGCAGTGTTAAACAAGATTCTGGTGATTCTTTTAAAATTGGGATCGTATCAAACTCTAATGGTAAAAATGATAGTTATTTAAACTCAATTGCAAAGAAAGGGATTACTAAATTTGCAAAAGAGGAGAAGCTAAAAAAAGATAAAGATTATAAATACATTGAAACAACAAGTACTAAAAAATTTGAAAAGAAAATAAGCAAAATGGCAGATTCAAATTATGATTTAATTATTGGAATCGGAAGTAATTTAACTAATTCCATGAATACAGTTGCCACGCAATATAAAAATATAAATTTTGGTTTAATTGATTCAAGGGTTGATTTACCTAATGTGATTAGTATAAATTTTTCTGAACAAGATGGAGGCTTTTTAGCAGGCGTAATTGCGGCTATGAAAACAAAAACAAAAAAATTAGGGTTTATCGGCGGTGTCGACAATGAAATAATAAACCGTTATAAATATGGTTTTATTTCTGGCGTTAAATCTATCAATAAAGACATCGAAGTTTTTACGGCTTATTCTGATACTTTTAGTGATCCAAAAGAAGGTTCTAAAATAGCCACCGATTTTTTTAATCAAAATGTAGATATTATTTTTCCAGTTGCAGGTTTAACAAGTAAAGGCGTTTTTAATACTGCCAAAAAAATTAAGAAATCAAATAAAGGAGAATTGTGGGTTATAGGAGTAAACAAAAACGAATATAAACAAGGTTTACCTGAAAATGTGACTCTTTTCTCAATTGTAAAAAAAATTGATCAAGCAGTATATGATTTAGCTAAGCAAGCAAAAACAAATGAATTCCATGGTGGTAAAACATTAATTTATGGGCTTAATGAAGGTGGCATAAGGTTAATATGGGCTAAAAATAATGTAGAGGACCCCATTTTATTAAAGGTTGGAGAATATAAAGATAAAATAGAATCAGGTAGTATTGTTGTACCAAGTAATGAAAATGAATACTTGAAGTTCAAAGAAAATTTAACTTAA
- a CDS encoding hemolysin III family protein yields MSRAMKEELANAITHGVGAILSIPALYYLISKALNNGTPWHLFSFTIFGSSMLLLYICSTLLHSVRDPKLIKIFTILDHSAIYLLIAGTYTPFLLITLRGKIGWSLLTIVWGLAVSGVIFKFIYVNRFELFSTIVYLIMGWLMMFAIKPIYVGLSGIGFFYLLLGGLFYSIGTIFFLVKRWPYSHAIWHLFVLFGSASMYFCIFKFVV; encoded by the coding sequence ATGAGTAGAGCAATGAAAGAAGAATTAGCAAATGCAATTACTCACGGAGTCGGCGCAATCCTGAGTATTCCAGCACTGTATTATTTAATTAGTAAAGCGCTTAATAATGGAACGCCTTGGCATTTATTTTCTTTTACAATCTTTGGGTCTTCCATGTTGCTCCTTTATATTTGTTCAACTTTACTTCATAGTGTAAGAGACCCGAAGCTTATTAAAATATTTACCATTCTAGATCACTCAGCTATCTATTTATTAATAGCTGGAACATATACTCCATTTTTACTCATAACATTAAGAGGGAAAATTGGTTGGTCGTTATTAACCATTGTTTGGGGGTTAGCCGTTTCTGGTGTAATCTTTAAATTTATATATGTCAATCGGTTCGAATTATTTTCTACAATTGTTTATTTAATAATGGGTTGGCTAATGATGTTTGCAATTAAACCTATTTATGTTGGACTATCTGGAATTGGATTTTTCTACTTGTTATTAGGTGGTTTATTTTACTCTATTGGCACGATTTTTTTTCTCGTAAAGCGTTGGCCTTATAGTCATGCAATATGGCATTTATTTGTTTTGTTTGGAAGTGCCTCGATGTATTTTTGTATTTTTAAATTCGTTGTTTAA
- a CDS encoding 1-acyl-sn-glycerol-3-phosphate acyltransferase, which produces MFRTIYAATRIVIGVIEAKLKLSSVKKLPKNLPVSERDRRMHEFPDYFGQMMIGCTGSKVTVEGLENIPKDQGVLFVSNHQSNFDIPLLLGYLKKPIGFIAKIELKKLPIVPDWMEQMHSVFMDRSDRRQSLKAIIDGVDKLKNGHSLVIFPEGTRSKSSKMGEFKSGSFHLATKSGVPVIPVRIEGTYNILEANGNRIKPANVTLKVFPPVYPEQIGLTDAKELTKYIKEIIE; this is translated from the coding sequence ATGTTTCGCACAATATATGCTGCAACACGCATTGTAATTGGTGTAATTGAAGCTAAGCTAAAATTATCATCAGTAAAAAAATTACCAAAAAATTTACCTGTAAGTGAAAGAGACCGTAGAATGCATGAATTTCCTGACTATTTTGGTCAAATGATGATTGGTTGTACTGGTAGTAAAGTAACAGTTGAAGGATTAGAAAATATTCCAAAAGACCAAGGTGTATTATTTGTTAGTAATCATCAAAGTAATTTTGATATTCCCCTACTATTAGGATATTTAAAGAAACCAATTGGATTTATTGCAAAAATCGAATTAAAAAAACTACCAATCGTACCAGATTGGATGGAACAAATGCATAGTGTATTTATGGACAGAAGTGATCGAAGACAATCACTTAAAGCTATAATTGATGGTGTTGATAAACTAAAAAATGGTCATTCACTAGTTATCTTTCCAGAAGGTACTCGTAGTAAGAGTAGTAAAATGGGTGAATTTAAATCAGGGAGTTTTCATTTAGCAACTAAATCGGGAGTTCCAGTTATTCCTGTAAGAATTGAAGGTACATATAATATTTTAGAGGCTAATGGAAATCGAATTAAACCAGCAAATGTAACGCTTAAAGTATTTCCACCAGTATATCCTGAACAAATCGGCCTTACTGACGCTAAAGAATTAACTAAATATATAAAAGAGATTATCGAATAA
- a CDS encoding FMN-dependent NADH-azoreductase: protein MTKLLYITANPNAIENSFGLSVGEAFITEYKKANPENEVVHFDLFKENVPMLDGTVFDAWGKLASGTAFEELSADQQATLAAMNHNLEVFTQADEYVFVTPFWNFSFPSVVKNFIDNISIAGKTFKYTENGPVGLLENKKALHIQASGGVYSEGPATGINFSSPYLTSILNFVGVTDVTTLFVEGMAAMPDKAQEIKANAIEKAKVLAAEFSSAKVSN, encoded by the coding sequence ATGACAAAATTACTTTATATTACTGCAAACCCAAATGCGATTGAAAATTCATTTGGTCTTTCTGTAGGGGAAGCATTTATTACTGAATACAAGAAAGCAAATCCTGAAAATGAAGTTGTTCATTTCGATTTATTTAAAGAAAATGTTCCTATGTTAGATGGAACTGTATTTGATGCATGGGGTAAATTAGCAAGCGGTACTGCTTTTGAAGAATTAAGTGCAGATCAACAAGCTACTTTAGCTGCTATGAATCATAATTTAGAAGTTTTCACTCAGGCTGATGAGTATGTATTCGTTACTCCATTCTGGAACTTTAGTTTCCCATCTGTAGTTAAAAACTTTATTGATAATATTTCAATTGCTGGAAAAACATTTAAATATACTGAAAATGGTCCAGTTGGTTTACTTGAAAATAAAAAAGCATTACACATCCAAGCAAGCGGTGGCGTATATTCAGAAGGTCCTGCTACTGGAATTAACTTCTCTAGCCCATACTTAACTAGCATCTTAAACTTCGTTGGTGTTACTGATGTAACTACTTTATTCGTTGAAGGTATGGCTGCAATGCCTGATAAAGCACAAGAAATTAAAGCTAATGCAATCGAAAAAGCTAAAGTTCTTGCAGCAGAATTCAGCAGTGCAAAAGTTTCGAACTAA
- a CDS encoding twin-arginine translocase TatA/TatE family subunit yields the protein MMANIGFPGLILILILALIIFGPKKLPEIGRAFGDTLREFKRSTQGLTNDLLEDKDEKKK from the coding sequence ATAATGGCTAACATAGGCTTTCCAGGTTTAATTTTAATTCTAATTTTAGCTTTAATTATATTTGGACCAAAAAAATTACCTGAAATCGGAAGGGCATTTGGAGATACACTTAGAGAATTTAAGCGTTCTACACAAGGCCTTACAAATGATCTTTTAGAAGATAAAGATGAGAAGAAAAAGTAA